The Nitrospirota bacterium genome includes the window GCCCCAACGAGAGATACCTTACCTTTTGTCACTTTCATTATTCACCTCAGTCAGATATAAACTCACTCTTTTTTCGATTAACGTGCCGGGTCTCTCCCGTAAACACTATCAAGTATCTCCTTTGCGCCCCTTGAGAGCAGGTCTTCGGCAAGCCTGATGCCGATGGACTCTGCAATATCCTGCTTACCTTTCATTTGTTCCCTTATAATCCTCTCACCGGATACGCTTCCAACAAGACCTTCCATCACAATTTTTCCGTCAATCAGCCTTGCATAGGCACCAACCGGTACCTGACAACCCCCTTCGAGCTTTTTCAGAAAGGCCCTTTCAGCCCTCACGCAGACAGAGGTCTCCTCGTGATTTAATGGCATGATCAGGGTGTTTATAAAATCGTCCCCGGCCCTGCACTCAATTCCAACAGCACCCTGTCCTATTGCCGGAAGGCTTATTCCGGTCGGAAGTACCTCTGTTATCCTTTCGTGCCAGCCGAGCCTTTTAACGCCGGCGGCAGCAAGGATTATGGCATCAAACTGTCCCTCGTCAAGCTTTTTCAGCCTTGTATCAAGATTGCCCCGTAACTGCCCTATTTTTAAATCAGGCCTGATGTTAAGCAACTGGCATGACCGTCTGAGGCTGCTCGTTCCGATTACAGCTCCTTCGGGCAGGTCTTTAAATTTCTGAAT containing:
- the hemC gene encoding hydroxymethylbilane synthase; this translates as MARNKKVIIGTRGSRLALWQAEWVKSELQRLYPDLKVELNRIKTTGDKILDVPLAKVGGKGLFVKEIEEALLRHEADIAVHSMKDVPTEFPAGLHLAVICKREDPRDAFISQVQDSGFKIQKFKDLPEGAVIGTSSLRRSCQLLNIRPDLKIGQLRGNLDTRLKKLDEGQFDAIILAAAGVKRLGWHERITEVLPTGISLPAIGQGAVGIECRAGDDFINTLIMPLNHEETSVCVRAERAFLKKLEGGCQVPVGAYARLIDGKIVMEGLVGSVSGERIIREQMKGKQDIAESIGIRLAEDLLSRGAKEILDSVYGRDPAR